In Leishmania braziliensis MHOM/BR/75/M2904 contig, possible fusion of chromosomes 20 and 34, the following proteins share a genomic window:
- a CDS encoding putative protein kinase — translation MQGDSVKVGSSSQSPKGSATCATEETLKSLTAEQAVMNGNGSTVQAGSVPHLVKNVTVVAAITTAAESASPMQSPSPSLGTSSAKSEPGGTSVLACNNNWQKWGSVRPVSLCGAVATAVSSPPPPAAAAAEPFIAPSAKPLTPPTRAPLALPGSPLPFTLSVVTPVSGSSAAAEVNMAPAVEALLEKRSERSTNKATISVLCPTNRGSVAFYHDLYRRRNSNLGVSCASSAPLLLSTTSPLAMPLGCNNKWSDDSAAVATDVMSPLSLLFSRHGSDTRSPPLLTSQIGVSVPFIGEVGAPFVPPATSPQESATPQQPQQQQPPADVMARLKPSLLLMAQALCSCPFAEVMCPVLIVENSGTHIAAATTINVAPANSPAANQISTPTAYTTTEDADSRAQQRTLPLSLGLPPYHWTSSGSPHHADFPQPQVESTTVFDIQENKMTEGCRGAHHQSTATVASGDVSDVSADDEGDPETNSTHASNIPGSISQALIDRVPLSSYSDIANATTTAAIVTGNLTPAHGAFPQEQLTSDSATPPRAWPLVYANDAAVSMLGYSDVEEVTAGTFDNLFSCFALTLPPNASSGSNSPFVTAAATDLASVPIALASLFTITSSSSSRAAHREAKEMNSNDEGDEKGPKKHEQSSSNALRQPGWREVKNPDELLALSHYNYIILYCERTSAYYAALAVPSYQPKISQRTSMEGKRTLSSPPLTAASAIMPAAIPLATNAKRSLMDSSSTTWRQSLRSTTQHTQPHLPAPKKLLHPSADGPSSRLTNSEEVTAVEQCERRTPMPLAAASTSPPLGPNLSSGTSPSPIQQQKQQQQQQRHSRYVAIYILQRLESSNRAAGDAKLPGVRPITTFLDRRLTAVFELPPTEAPHVRSSQPLPPSPQRSPCLPLPDAATATARVNPFGTGTPHALREQYVSRSQQAFLLPVAQTRRPLPNSSAERSINRTASRTSGYPGSPAPGVRLAFGSSETPSSNSDGASAMQSTSQHTNQNSLFDLSYPLFHVNLAQPTSASLDCLYGAIEPACAALLAATVAGGAREQPFAQPYKPEEAPHHHLSSLLSQKTTPNARQPPPKQRYLLSRQRQQRSPVSLYDKDATRTVAQFTGSAITDLESLSPVRQPASGRVSQKCNLLSAPLSAANATIALLNGTRSRTFCPLYQPLCSPDSGCASLSESPHLQSTVASTTALIPAVARSAPWCATQEVHSGETVVELAQQARDAQKHRHKSRSAQVAALVGVATPSAWARRGSHRLSPFSVSPLNSYASPMYHSLNCGGHLSPVGGGDAADFGGQSPPQRALPGAMTGARHQQQPSSWVNSMETSVTQQLGNAPGAPWQRCNEVDHIMTHKLADRLLSQRSIVAVLVSPRLPHTIIFNSFAFMMFVQHVLRFQYRCGVTQVACILNMRLKTQLVIDIVPVEVLMRTSGCIRSSGTDSGSCSTSPASHNVSVSWRGTHVNADRGDRSLITTVEAGAAGRNLAAALPSASKAQPSAPVLVNSLPSSKSTTSPQQQKILELLGLRLKDLNDLLSYEESREALSPAIPTLDSSFCDLLASRSSSSSSGPFTNSCSRVIPTIATVTTTAASSLDAGVTASSLPWDPLQSLSGGSKETRSATPLRGLQPSRASHAAPCQPRHGPLRHSVPWPYNSHPVQEQQQAKNLPLSPNPPIAEVQRIAVTSHAAAATMAATVPAVVSAGCSVQPNGHFETLGVAAAQVADGDWMKSVALSRPSSLAATTNSGTVDVAREDNNSSSVTSSTSETSHTPDPAFSEARALEVQQNTAEEGDNALSQQHASIEEAKGCNGVVESATENSSRSLSSNRTSSGKQSLLWAYSGVGSASKTAQQHHPHRRPPHNVPSSDYLSRDVQESLAMCDGAIHIRADTYEAQVQIPFTTPQRLELLSQLGNVQLSKYRGLSVFGANLVNMVTEEAAAEAAQPSPQIIPLRYDIAARPYLEGVRGRSVVISPLASPTNVSQSSLSKLTRASANGSATETNPTRAEVALASKGSGTAVAMEAAENASVTNTSAEASALAAGLVASIALPLRPPALQASASIPFAAAASSGSAKSHGWTVTSSKDASPEHTSAPSMGNSSSATATPSTVVPVTSVVTNEMMSSLSTRSRGERATVSVGAVSLRLSQLVAANTSSFSFTQHGSTSSSEGNFPAADMLSVASTEVLPKAEGVAATPQRGSAAAASGAATLSQHHADPLQLLMDLSPTAGTHHSTYRRSSILSMATADDRGDEHFPHTIVEAAARGDAMRGMEDGKRRLSGSVGKRTEHPNEGDTLRGAASFSDLTVSGTSLPKKGRGLQLPAVLLACTIATAEGKQKSTAAVLKTEKERLTVHSGTNTEMASMEVTPQLRRSSTDTTAVSETRTTPNTAGAMTMVVVCSPPQRHHPQVNLTPHSRHHAIESSTHTAVSQSPVTSSQELQQTPLHVEPSMGQSWSAGSESPPVSQSSNILSASCAIRESSTSVTAKGWAERTMRSSLSGTPSAQEQLSVSHPILSCTTPLAVGNSSHTDLISTRSSETQGLFSVCTQKSGVTELLGYTLSNSAAAAFGDFSTALEKESDEHEEDSAAASSMGDKEVVKKTGASAAVLRPLTTKAPDAELCIQQYSCSGSLSAEVPKSVMVTGTLTHVALPSTLSTTLTDTAAAQPTSPEAKPAGLSSDKGGRRSSDSSGSVATLAAARVGLGAGGDWHASSGVGGNSSLRDEVDDSFADSFMDIFGLVSRPQQLKDLRHRVSTQLRSVCDRGFVSTGTTAAVVAAPAAEDPNPGAHAAMRDVWGEGEAADPTTRNNLHVLVYATRAYPEVEEVLGIYGHCATFATSAAKMLRYARSGMQLFDVVIVEWTDSLISAEIHDLLVKHAVEATVVAFFISTRPDVHAPAMNTDNVMTDEMVVMHADNLLEGLLSRSVLEEVQQLIRRRQLMHSMISVRKDQSFQIHSHIGSGAFGDVFEVMMYVSRGKLAMKRIFLKSMKLRQLEIINREVSIMRALEHPNIVSFSHTRLEDNAYSIFMELCDGTLADHLLEPSVAIPGAAERQQNRSDSGAGLMAEYPGNARCASTVFSNNNSISGSCTDGKGDVPGVLQTAACVDDRADSPGSDETSITAPELTRPQDAVMIVHDIASALSYLHRRGIVHRDIKPANVLFSNGMAKLGDFGSAAKMTESRKLHNMKGTVSYMAPEIVLGEPYTESCDLWSFGCLIASIMGINLGHLNGLHMPALNELYRTIPRTGSLPLTFTNRLSLRIANHYTEATTNRVLTAFKRALEVDTAERQQGASPKSHSSVNAIDTTETKNAQNSSQQPTSIDYRALQRTDTTSTTSEEKSRYFTESEGTGSDTAAADMRNRSRRTLCITMSSIDVMGESYALLPASLVELFNRLFHRDPTERMTAAEVLDHQVSWDVEWMARMMREVYNVSCQLTQSNAEVQGTAGGASQCHVVKQTHGGRPPPGEEGARTGAATPSVTTGDFACFPIQSGSGEPVWMAGGSGGRRIPGAVGTGSGAHIPSVAQNYVLDLSLSGNSSCSSNDSRERGSYDEVADD, via the coding sequence ATGCAGGGCGACTCCGTGAAGGTGGGCTCTTCATCGCAGTCGCCGAAGGGCAGCGCGACTTGCGCCACGGAGGAGACACTGAAATCGCTGACAGCTGAGCAAGCAGTGATGAACGGCAACGGTAGCACAGTTCAAGCCGGCAGCGTCCCTCATCTGGTGAAGAACGTGACAGTCGTGGCGGCAATAACCACCGCAGCGGAGTCTGCGTCGCCAATGCAATCACCCTCTCCATCGCTTGGGACGAGCAGCGCGAAAAGCGAACCGGGAGGCACAAGTGTGCTCGCATGCAACAACAATTGGCAAAAGTGGGGATCGGTTCGTCCGGTCTCGCTGTGTGGTGCGGTGGCGACTGCTGtttcctcgccgccgccgccagccgctgctgcagcagagccCTTCATTGCGCCTTCTGCAAAACCGCTGACGCCTCCTACTAGAGCGCCCCTCGCCTTGCCAGGGTCTCCCTTACCCTTCACACTTAGCGTCGTCACGCCAGTGAGTGGGTCAAGTGCCGCGGCCGAGGTAAACATGgcgccggcggtggaggcgcttCTGGAGAAGCGGTCAGAGCGCTCGACGAATAAAGCGACTATCTCAGTGTTGTGCCCCACCAATCGTGGCTCCGTCGCTTTCTACCACGACCTCTACCGGCGGCGGAACAGCAATCTCGGTGTCTcgtgcgcctcctcggctCCTCTCCTGCTGAGCACCACATCCCCTCTGGCGATGCCGCTTGGCTGCAATAACAAGTGGAGTGacgacagcgccgctgtggcgACTGATGTAATGTCACCGTTGtctttgctcttctcgcGGCATGGCTCGGACACGcgttcgccgccgctgctaaCCAGTCAGATAGGCGTGTCAGTGCCGTTCATCGGAGAGGTGGGTGCGCCCTTTGTACCCCCTGCAACCTCTCCACAGGAATCGGCTACACCCCAGCaaccgcagcaacagcaacccCCTGCCGACGTCATGGCGCGGCTGAAGCCCTCACTGCTGCTCATGGCGCAggcgctgtgcagctgcccgTTTGCAGAGGTCATGTGCCCCGTGCTCATAGTGGAGAATTCGGGGACGCACATCGCCGCGGCCACGACGATCAACGTAGCCCCAGCGAACTCCCCAGCAGCCAACCAAATTAGCACCCCTACGGCGTACACCACGACAGAGGACGCAGACTCcagagcacagcagcgcaccttacccctctctctgggACTGCCGCCCTACCATTGGACATCGTCAGGCTCACCCCATCATGCTGACTTTCCACAGCCTCAGGTTGAAAGTACGACCGTCTTTGACATCCAAGAGAACAAGATGACCGAGGGCTGCCGTGGAGCCCACCACCAGTCCACCGCTACGGTGGCAAGTGGGGACGTGAGCGACGTCAGTGCCGATGACGAAGGCGACCCAGAGACGAACTCGACGCACGCGTCGAATATACCGGGGTCGATATCCCAGGCCTTGATCGACCGTGTGCCTTTATCTTCATATAGCGACATCGCCAACGCCACCACTACCGCTGCAATCGTGACTGGAAACCTCACTCCTGCACACGGCGCATTCCCGCAGGAACAACTCACCAGCGATagcgcgacgccgccacgtgCCTGGCCGCTTGTATACGCcaacgacgctgctgtgagCATGCTGGGCTATAGCGACGTGGAGGAAGTGACGGCGGGTACATTCGATAACCTGTTCTCCTGCTTCGCGCTGACTCTTCCCCCGAATgcctccagcggcagcaatAGCCCCTTCGTCACTGCAGCGGCAACCGATTTGGCATCAGTGCCAATCGCGCTCGCCTCACTGTTCACTATCACGTCATCCTCGTCATCGCGAGCAGCACACCGTGAGGCAAAAGAAATGAATAGCAACGACGAAGGCGATGAGAAGGGGCCCAAGAAGCATGAACAGTCGTCATCCaacgcgctgcggcagccagGATGGCGGGAGGTGAAAAACCCAGACGAGCTTCTCGCTCTGTCCCACTACAACTACATCATTCTCTACTGCGAGCGCACCTCCGCGTACTACGCGGCGCTTGCAGTGCCGTCGTACCAACCGAAAATATCGCAGCGAACCAGCATGGAAGGCAAGCGTACGCTGTCGTCGCCCCCCCTCACAGCGGCGTCAGCGATAATGCCAGCTGCCATCCCCTTGGCGACAAACGCGAAGAGGTCTCTGATGGACTCATCGTCGACTACGTGGAGGCAGTCGCTGCGTTCCACCACTCAGCATACTCAACCTCACTTGCCAGCTCCAAAGAAACTATTACACCCCAGCGCAGACGGCCCATCGTCGAGGCTGACAAACAGCGAGGAGGTCACCGCGGTAGAGCAATGCGAGCGACGAACTCCGATGCCATTAGCAGCGGCGagcacctcccctcccctcgggCCCAACCTGAGCAGTGGaacgtcgccgtcgccaatccagcagcagaagcagcagcagcagcagcagcggcatagTCGGTACGTGGCGATTTACATCCTTCAGCGACTAGAGAGTAGCAATAGAGCAGCTGGTGATGCAAAGCTGCCGGGAGTTCGTCCGATAACGACCTTCCTCGATCGTCGGCTTACGGCCGTCTTTGAGCTGCCACCTACAGAAGCACCGCACGTGCGCAGCTCACAGCCGCTaccgccatcaccgcagcGATCACCTTGCTTACCATTGCCTGACGCTGCCACTGCAACGGCTCGTGTCAACCCTTTCGGCACCGGCACCCCGCATGCGCTTCGGGAGCAGTATGTGAGCCGCAGCCAACAGGCCTTCCTACTCCCGGTGGCGCAGACCCGGCGACCCCTTCCGAACAGCAGCGCGGAGCGCTCTATTAACCGGACCGCTTCACGCACGAGTGGGTATCCTGGGTCTCCGGCGCCCGGCGTGCGGCTCGCCTTTGGCAGTTCTGAGACACCCTCTTCCAACAGTGACGGCGCCTCGGCGATGCAAAGTACCTCGCAGCACACCAACCAAAACAGCCTGTTCGATCTGAGCTACCCACTCTTCCATGTAAATCTTGCGCAGCCGACGAGTGCTTCATTGGACTGCCTGTACGGCGCCATCGAACCCGCTTGCGCAGCGCTTTTAGCGGCCACAGTAGCAGGAGGAGCACGAGAGCAGCCCTTCGCACAGCCATACAAACCAGAGGAAgccccacaccaccacctcagctcgctgctgtcgcagaAGACAACACCGAATGCCCGTCAGCCACCGCCGAAGCAACGCTACCTGCTGAGCCGCCAACGCCAGCAAAGATCACCTGTTAGCCTTTATGATAAGGATGCGACTCGCACGGTGGCGCAGTTCACGGGCAGCGCCATAACTGATTTGGAGTCTCTATCTCCAGTGCGCCAACCAGCGTCGGGTCGCGTTTCCCAAAAATGCaacctcctctctgctccaCTCTCGGCGGCGAATGCAACCATTGCCCTTCTCAATGGCACGCGATCGCGCACGTTCTGTCCACTCTATCAGCCGCTATGCTCGCCCGACAGCGGCTGTGCTTCGTTGTCGGAGTCTCCACACCTACAGTCAACGGTGGCTTCCACAACAGCTCTCATCCCCGCAGTGGCGCGGTCAGCACCGTGGTGTGCGACACAGGAAGTGCACAGCGGGGAGACCGTCGTCGAGCTGGCCCAGCAAGCACGCGACGCACAGAAGCATAGGCACAAGAGTCGGTCCGCGCAGGTTGCGGCGTTAGTAGGAGTTGCAACGCCGTCAGCATGGGCTCGCCGAGGCTCGCATCGGTTATCACCGTTCTCTGTGAGCCCGCTTAACTCCTATGCCTCTCCTATGTACCACTCGCTGAACTGTGGTGGTCATCTCAGCCCagtgggcggcggcgacgccgcagaCTTTGGCGGACAAAGTCCCCCTCAGCGCGCCCTCCCCGGTGCCATGACGGGCGCccggcaccagcagcagccctcaAGCTGGGTGAACTCCATGGAGACCAGCGTTACGCAGCAACTTGGCAATGCGCCGGGCGcgccgtggcagcggtgcaacGAGGTGGACCACATCATGACACACAAGCTAGCTGACCGGCTGCTGTCTCAGCGCAGCATCGTGGCGGTGCTCGTGTCGCCACGACTGCCACACACCATCATTTTCAACTCATTTGCCTTTATGATGTTTGTGCAACACGTCCTGCGGTTTCAGTACCGCTGCGGCGTCACGCAGGTGGCATGCATCCTAAACATGCGCCTTAAGACGCAGCTGGTCATCGACATAGTCCCTGTGGAGGTGCTGATGCGCACCAGTGGCTGCATCAGGAGCAGTGGCACTGACAGCGGTAGCTGCAGCACTAGTCCGGCCAGTCACAATGTAAGCGTGAGCTGGAGAGGGACTCACGTGAATGCTGATAGAGGCGACAGAAGCCTCATTACAACAGTAGAGGCTGGCGCGGCTGGCCGGAATCTAGCCGCAGCTTTGCCGAGCGCGAGTAAGGCACAACCCTCCGCGCCTGTCCTTGTGAACTCATTACCCTCATCAAAATCTACCACGtccccacagcagcagaagatCTTGGAGCTTCTGGGGTTGAGATTGAAGGATCTCAATGACCTGCTCAGCTACGAGGAGTCGAGGGAggccctctctcctgccaTCCCCACGCTTGACAGTAGCTTCTGTGACTTGCTAGCcagccgaagcagcagcagcagcagcggtccCTTCACAAACTCCTGTAGCAGAGTCATTCCGACAATCGCGACAGTGACCACTACGGCCGCGTCCTCACTCGACGCCGGGGTCACTGCGTCGTCGCTTCCGTGGGATCCACTGCAGTCACTTTCAGGTGGCAGCAAGGAAACCCggtcggcgacgccgctgcgcggCTTGCAGCCGTCTCGCGCCTCTCATGCCGCACCGTGTCAGCCACGTCACGGCCCCTTGCGGCACTCGGTTCCCTGGCCCTACAATTCTCACCCagtgcaggagcagcagcaggcgaaGAATCTTCCCTTATCTCCCAACCCCCCGATCGCTGAGGTTCAACGGATCGCAGTGACCTCGcatgcggcggcggcgacgatggcCGCAACGGTACCAGCAGTGGTGAGTGCAGGCTGCTCGGTGCAGCCCAATGGCCATTTCGAGACGCTTGGGGTGGCCGCAGCGCAGGTCGCAGATGGTGATTGGATGAAATCTGTGGCTCTTTCTCGCCCGAGCAGCCTTGCGGCGACAACGAACAGCGGCACCGTGGATGTCGCACGAGAGGACAATAACTCGAGCAGTGTTACAAGCAGTACCTCAGAGACGAGCCACACGCCCGACCCGGCGTTCTCAGAAGCGCGGGCGCTTGAAGTGCAACAGAACACGGCTGAGGAAGGCGACAATGCACTATCGCAGCAACACGCAAGCATTGAAGAAGCGAAAGGTTGCAACGGGGTTGTCGAGTCTGCCACCGAGAACTCGTCTAGGTCGCTGTCCAGCAACCGCACCAGTAGCGGAAAGCAGTCGCTGTTGTGGGCCTATTCAGGGGTGGGATCGGCTTCGAAAAccgcacagcagcatcacCCTCATCGCCGCCCCCCACACAATGTACCAAGCTCCGACTACCTATCCCGAGACGTGCAGGAAAGCTTGGCCATGTGCGATGGTGCCATTCACATCCGCGCAGACACGTACGAGGCGCAAGTCCAAATCCCCTTTACCACTCCGCAGcggctggagctgctgagTCAGCTGGGCAATGTGCAGCTCTCCAAGTATCGTGGGCTCTCGGTGTTCGGTGCCAACCTGGTAAACATGGTGACCGAggaagccgccgccgaggcagcgcagccgtcgccGCAGATTATTCCCCTGCGGTATGACATTGCAGCACGCCCTTACCTGGAAGGCGTCCGCGGCAGGAGTGTCGTGATTTCGCCATTAGCGTCGCCCACAAACGTATCCCAGTCTTCACTGAGCAAGTTGACGCGTGCCAGCGCCAATGGCAGTGCAACCGAGACGAACCCAACAAGAGCGGAAGTAGCACTGGCAAGTAAGGGATCAgggacagcggtggcgatggaAGCAGCGGAAAATGCGTCGGTTACCAACACTTCGGCTGAGGCCTCCGCACTAGCAGCCGGACTGGTGGCGTCGATAGCGTTGCCGCTACGTCCGCCTGCCCTTCAGGCATCGGCCAGCATTCCTTttgctgccgcggcgtctTCTGGGTCGGCGAAGAGCCACGGGTGGACGGTGACCAGCTCGAAGGACGCCAGCCCAGAGCACACGAGCGCTCCCAGCATGGGGAACAGCAGCTCGGCCACTGCTACACCCAGCACCGTCGTGCCAGTTACGAGTGTGGTCACCAACGAGATGATGTCCTCACTCAGTACACGCTCGCGTGGCGAACGCGCAACGGTCAGTGTAGGTGCGGTTAGCCTGCGGCTGTCGCAGCTGGTGGCTGCGAATACGTCGAGTTTCTCATTCACACAgcacggcagcaccagcagcagcgaaggcaATTTCCCGGCGGCTGACATGCTGAGTGTGGCCAGCACAGAGGTGCTTCCGAAGGCTGAGGGCGTTGCTGCCACGCCGCAGCgtggcagcgcggcggcagcatcggGAGCTGCAACGCTTTCACAGCATCACGCCGACCCCTTACAGCTGCTGATGGACCTCTCACCCACAGCCGGGACACACCACAGCACCTACAGAAGGTCGTCGATACTGTCGATGGCTACTGCGGATGACAGAGGGGATGAACATTTTCCTCATACCATcgtggaagcagcagcacgtggaGACGCAATGAGGGGCATGGAGGACGGTAAGAGACGACTCTCTGGCAGTGTTGGGAAACGCACGGAGCATCCGAACGAAGGCGACACACTCCGGGGGGCGGCGTCCTTCAGCGACCTCACCGTAAGTGGCACAAGTCTACccaagaaagggagaggcctgcagctgcccgcGGTGCTGCTAGCCTGCACTATTGCCACTGCAGAGGGAAAGCAGAaaagcaccgctgccgtaCTGAAAACTGAAAAAGAGCGACTCACGGTACACTCGGGCACGAACACAGAGATGGCATCGATGGAGGTGACACCACAGCTGCGACGGAGCAGCACAGACACCACTGCGGTAAGTGAGACCCGCACCACGCCGAATACGGCGGGAGCCATGACCATGGTGGTCGTGTGCTCACCACCACAACGCCACCACCCGCAGGTCAACCTCACTCCGCATTCCCGTCACCATGCCATCGAGTCGTCTACCCATACCGCGGTATCACAGTCACCAGTCACTTCCTCCCAAGAGCTGCAACAGACACCGCTTCATGTGGAGCCTTCAATGGGACAAAGCTGGAGCGCAGGGTCGGAGTCGCCACCAGTGAGTCAGAGCAGCAATATCCTCAGTGCCTCTTGTGCAATCAGGGAGTCAAGCACATCAGTTACCGCAAAGGGCTGGGCGGAGAGAACCATGCGTAGCAGCCTCAGCGGCACTCCATCAGCGCAGGAGCAACTGTCTGTCTCGCACCCCATTCTCTCCTGCACAACGCCCCTCGCTGttggcaacagcagccacacagATCTGATCAGCACTCGCAGCAGCGAAACGCAGGGTCTCTTCAGCGTCTGTACGCAGAAGTCTGGCGTGACTGAGCTACTTGGCTACACGCTCTCCAACAGTGCGGCCGCTGCCTTTGGCGACTTCAGCACCGCTCTGGAAAAGGAAAGTGACGAACATGAAGAggacagcgcggcggcgagcagTATGGGAGACAAAGAAGTGGTGAAAAAGACGGGCGCCtctgcggcggtgctgagaCCCCTCACCACTAAGGCTCCCGATGCCGAGCTCTGCATTCAGCAGTACTCATGCTCGGGATCACTCTCGGCGGAAGTACCCAAGTCAGTGATGGTCACCGGCACCTTGACACACGTCGCATTGCCCAGTACTTTATCCACCACTCTTACCGAcacggccgcggcgcagccaACGTCGCCGGAGGCAAAGCCAGCAGGGCTGTCGAGTGACAAGGGAGGGCGCAGAAGCAGCGACAGCTCGGGCAGCGTGGCCACACTAGCGGCTGCGAGGGTCGGGCTGGGTGCAGGGGGTGATTGGCATGCCTccagcggcgtcggcggcaaCTCCAGTCTACGCGATGAGGTCGACGACTCGTTCGCCGACAGCTTCATGGATATCTTTGGCCTAGTCAGCCGCCCACAGCAACTGAAGGATCTGAGGCATCGCGTCAGTACGCAACTACGAAGCGTTTGTGATCGTGGTTTCGTGTCGActggcaccaccgccgctgtggtggcagcgccagctgccGAGGACCCCAATCctggcgcacacgccgctATGCGCGACGTttggggggaaggggaggcggCTGATCCAACGACGCGCAACAACCTGCACGTGCTTGTCTACGCGACCCGTGCCTACCCAGAAGTAGAGGAGGTATTAGGCATCTACGGACACTGTGCCACCTTCGCCACGAGCGCGGCGAAGATGCTGCGGTACGCCCGCTCCGGGATGCAGCTCTTTGACGTCGTGATTGTTGAGTGGACAGACTCTCTCATTAGCGCGGAAATTCACGATCTGCTCGTCAAACACGCCGTCGAGGCAACCGTCGTCGCCTTCTTCATCTCAACTAGGCCTGACGTGCACGCACCGGCGATGAACACTGATAACGTCATGACAGACGAGATGGTCGTCATGCACGCCGATAACCTCCTCGAGGGGCTACTCTCGCGAAGCGTGCTtgaagaggtgcagcagctgatcCGTCGCCGCCAACTCATGCACTCAATGATAAGTGTGCGGAAGGACCAGTCGTTCCAGATTCACAGTCAtatcggcagcggtgccttTGGCGACGTCTTCGAGGTAATGATGTACGTGTCGCGAGGCAAGCTGGCGATGAAGCGTATCTTCCTGAAGAGCATGAAGCTACGGCAACTTGAAATCATCAACCGCGAGGTCAGCATTATGCGCGCACTTGAACACCCCAACATTGTATCGTTCTCTCACACACGACTGGAGGATAACGCGTACTCCATATTCATGGAACTCTGTGATGGGACGCTGGCGGATCATCTGCTGGAGCCGTCCGTAGCAATTCCTGGGGCTGccgagcggcagcagaaccgcagcgacagcggcgccggcctGATGGCCGAATACCCAGGTAATGCCAGgtgcgccagcaccgtcttTAGCAACAACAACTccatcagcggcagctgcaccgacGGCAAGGGCGACGTCCCTGGTGTGCTGCAAACGGCAGCGTGTGTGGACGACAGGGCAGACTCGCCAGGCTCCGATGAGACCTCGATAACGGCGCCAGAGCTTACACGTCCTCAGGACGCTGTCATGATCGTGCACGACATCGCCAGTGCGCTGAGTTACCTGCATCGCCGCGGCATCGTCCACCGGGACATAAAACCGGCCAATGTGCTCTTCTCAAACGGCATGGCGAAGCTCGGGGACTTTGGGTCAGCGGCGAAGATGACTGAGTCGAGAAAGCTGCACAATATGAAGGGGACTGTAAGCTACATGGCGCCAGAGATAGTGCTTGGGGAGCCGTACACCGAGTCCTGCGACCTGTGGTCCTTTGGGTGCCTAATAGCAAGTATCATGGGCATCAACCTGGGTCACCTGAACGGGCTTCACATGCCGGCTCTCAATGAGCTCTACCGTACCATCCCCAGGACAGGATCACTGCCGCTCACCTTCACCAACCGCCTGTCCTTGCGCATTGCAAATCACTACACCGAGGCGACGACGAACCGCGTACTGACGGCGTTCAAGCGTGCCTTGGAGGTTGACACGGCTGAGCGCCAGCAAGGTGCTTCGCCGAAGTCGCACAGCTCTGTTAACGCCATTGACACCACCGAGACTAAGAATGCGCAGAACAGCAGCCAGCAGCCCACCTCTATAGACTATCGAGCGTTACAGCGCACAGACACGACCTCCACAACCAGCGAGGAGAAATCGCGGTACTTCACGGAGTCAGAGGGTACTGGGAGTGACACCGCGGCGGCCGACATGCGCAACCGAAGTCGAAGAACCCTGTGCATCACAATGTCCAGTATCGACGTAATGGGTGAATCTtatgcgctgctgcccgccTCACTGGTGGAGCTCTTTAATCGGCTGTTTCACCGCGATCCTACAGAGCGCATGACGGCAGCCGAGGTGCTGGACCATCAAGTCTCATGGGATGTGGAGTGGATGGCGCGTATGATGCGGGAGGTCTACAATGTCTCGTGCCAGCTGACGCAAAGCAACGCGGAGGTACAAGGCACGGCAGGAGGGGCGAGTCAGTGCCATGTAGTGAAACAGACACATGGAGGGCGACCACCACCCGGTGAGGAGGGAGCTAGGACGGGCGCCGCTACACCTTCAGTGACGACAGGCGATTTTGCGTGCTTTCCCATTCAATCTGGCTCCGGTGAGCCGGTGTGGATGgctggtggcagcggaggtCGACGGATTCCTGGCGCAGTCGGGACCGGCAGTGGTGCCCATATCCCCTCAGTCGCGCAGAACTATGTACTCGACTTGTCGTTAAGTGGCAACTCtagctgcagcagcaacgacagcCGCGAGAGGGGCAGTTATGACGAGGTAGCTGACGACTGA
- a CDS encoding putative glutaredoxin: MSYALDPARAPQFLDTMLRRNRIVLISATYCQFSTKLKMLLIELKHRFVSLEIDIIPNGREVFQEVVGRTGVHTVPQVFLNGKYLGGYDDVVALYHKGELSEALEKR; encoded by the coding sequence ATGAGTTATGCTCTAGACCCTGCACGGGCGCCGCAGTTCCTGGACACGATGTTGCGCCGCAACCGCATCGTGCTCATCTCCGCCACCTACTGCCAGTTCTCTACCAAACTGAAAATGTTGCTGATTGAGCTGAAGCACCGCTTCGTCTCGCTGGAGATCGACATCATCCCCAACGGGCGAGAGGTTTTCCAGGAAGTGGTGGGTCGCACCGGCGTTCACACAGTCCCGCAGGTGTTTCTCAACGGTAAGTACCTTGGCGGATATGACGACGTCGTCGCGCTCTATCACAAGGGCGAGCTCTCcgaggcgctggagaagcggTGA